The genome window GCCTGTTGTCATCTCGGTACCGGCTCCCGATCTTTCCGATCGCCGTATATCTTCGGGGCGGCGGAGCAGGAATCGCCACGGAGGAGTACCGGGTGGAGCTCTACGGTCGTGAGGTCCTCCGCTTCCGCTACGATAGCATCCGCTTGGCGCGGCTAAGCATGGAGGAGTATCGTGAGAAAGGCGGTCCCGCGGGTGCGGCGCTCGCCGCCCTTATGGATCGAGCCTCGAGCAGTGCTCCGGAAGCGTTGAGGGCTTCGCTCCTGCGGCGGATCGCGAGGAGCCGACTGGACGAGGCACGACAGTTACTTCTTGTGGACCTGGTAGAGACATACTTCCAGCTGACGGCAGAGCAAAAAGAGAGGTATCGGCGATTGGTTTCGAGAAAGGAGTATCGAGACGTGCAGGACGTGGAGATGACCTGGGCGGAGAGGCTCGAGGAGAAGGGGCGTAAGAAGGGTCGTGAGGAGGGGCGTGATGAGGGGCGTGATGAGGGGCGCCAAGAGGGAATCGCGGCCGGCCGGATCCAGGGGAAGCGGGAGGCCGTTCTGAGAGTTCTGAGTGCGAAGTTTCGTCGCGTTCCGAAGCACGTCGTCGCGCGAGTCGAAGCGATGGATTCGGCGGAGGAGCTCGACGCTTGCCTCGAACGGATTTCGACGGCGCAGTCTCTGAAAGAGTCCGGGCTCGACTCCTGAAGAGCTCGCTCGACCACAGGGACGTCTGCGACTAAGCTTTTTTGAGGGAACCCCCCGCCGGCCTTCCACGAGCTCCAGGACGAGTGCGTTCCCTTCGAGGCCGTAGATCGCGGCGAGGTTCGGATGGTTCAGCGACGCGAGCACCTGCGCCTCCGCGCTCGAAGCGCTTCATCCTCTCGGCGTCCGCGGCAAACGCCTCGGCAATGACTTTGACGGCGACGTCACGCTTCAGCTTCGTGTCGCGCGCCCGATAGACCTCGCCCATCCCGCCCGCCGGGCGAGAGGATCTCGGAGAACGAAGCTGAAACTTAATTCCCCGCGTCCTGCTTTACTCGCGTGAAGACGATATCGGGAACCGCCTCTTCGAGGGGGAGGCCGACCCGATCGATGGCACCCGACTTGTCGTAGAAGAACTGCGCTTTCCGTCCGCCGATTTGATCGAGGGGCGCTTCCAGGTCGTAGGGGACGCGAAAGACGTCGTAGTGGTATTGCTCCAGGGGGAACGTGATGCCGGCCACCGAGCCCTCGAGCCCCTCGCCGGACTTCTTCACCACGAACGTTCCATACCCGGAGTGCTCGAAAGAGCCTTCGAAGTCGGAGAGAGGATGGGAGAGGGATGTTCCGCTTTTTCGTTCCGCCTCGTCTTTCGCGCGGGCCTCGGCTCGGAGCTTGTCGCCTTTGGCTTTCAATTCACGAGCGCGGGACGTCCAATCGACGGGCTCGAGGCCGAGGAGTCGATCGAAGGCGTGCTGGACCACCAGGTTGGGAACCGGGTTGAAGCCGGAGTAGTTGGTGAGGACGACCACACCCAGCTTGTCGTCCGGAAGCCAGGCCATCTGCGAGATGAACCCGTCGATGCCGCCGCCGTGGAGGATCATCTTGTGGCCACGGTAGTTGGTGACGATGAGGCCGAGACCGTAGCTCGTCGGCCCCTGCTCCGGGTTGTCGGGCGCGATCGGGCTCGGAGGCATGGCCACCTGCGCCGTCTGCATGGCCCGGGAGTTTTCCGGCGAGAGGATCTGCTTCTCGCCGTATTTCCCTCCGTCGAGGTGAAACCGGACGTAGCGGATCATCTCCTCGACCGAGGAGTTGATCGACCCCGCCGGTCCGACCTCATCGATGTTGCGGAAGGGGACGCGCACGACCTGGTCCTT of Vicinamibacteria bacterium contains these proteins:
- a CDS encoding serine hydrolase, translated to TAAILGMLADEKKLEWDRPVREYLPDFRLYDDAATDGMTPRDLVTHRSGLPRHDLLWYASEFPRKELYQRLRYLEPSKPFRSLWQYQNLMFMTAGYLEESIVGKSWEQIVRERILDPLGMARSNFSVTSMQTSDDFSYPYGSRKDQVVRVPFRNIDEVGPAGSINSSVEEMIRYVRFHLDGGKYGEKQILSPENSRAMQTAQVAMPPSPIAPDNPEQGPTSYGLGLIVTNYRGHKMILHGGGIDGFISQMAWLPDDKLGVVVLTNYSGFNPVPNLVVQHAFDRLLGLEPVDWTSRARELKAKGDKLRAEARAKDEAERKSGTSLSHPLSDFEGSFEHSGYGTFVVKKSGEGLEGSVAGITFPLEQYHYDVFRVPYDLEAPLDQIGGRKAQFFYDKSGAIDRVGLPLEEAVPDIVFTRVKQDAGN